AGGTTGTGCCTAGTATCAACCGCTTTAAGTTCCTGCGAAGTAACGTCGCGTTTGAGCAAAGCAGCCTTTAGAAGAAGCTCAATCACATGCGAAGCCAGGTAATAGACTGGAAGACAGGCCATTTTTGCGGGTAGGCCATTTTTGTCTTTGTCCATATCTGCGAGAAGCACGTTGATGCAGTGTCGAAAGGCTCCAGCGTGACCAAGGTACATAGCTCCGAGGAGATGAGTATCTTCCATAGCACCTAACGCTTGAATTAAGCCGAGTTGCGCAGTGGAGGCAACAACATGGCAAGCTTTATTTGCCATGTTGTTGCTGTAACGAAGCAAGTTCGGCTTGAATGAATTGTTAGGCGGTAATCAGTATGTATCAGCCTTCTATTTTCTATTTAGCGAGGCCAGACGCTAAAACACCTTTTCTCCCCTCTTCTTCGGAAACCAGCTCGACATTTGCCCCGCCCACGAAAACACCCATTTTGATGTATTGGCGGATGAAGTAGTTCATTCCTGATTGAACCGTGAACTTGAAATCATTATCGCTAAACTCGGACTCCGTTGACACTGTGTGCTCGCCAGGGTCGACCTGATTGTAGAAGTAGGTTTTGTTAGCGCTTTCCCCAAGCCGCTTGCCATCCATGTAGATGTCTTTTTTGAGCGCTTGACCCATAAAACTATTCCTGTACATGTAAACGCCAGCCTTTCCCGCAGGCGGTGGTGCGAAAGTCTTTAGCTCTGCATCTTGAGATGCAGGCGCCATAGGAACCGAAGCGCAACCGGAAGCCAGCAGAATGGCCGCCAACACCGCAACAAATTTTCCCCTCAACATGTGTATTCCTCTGTTTGTAATGGATCGAGATGAAGCTGGAACTGCCGCCTAACGGCTGAATTAAGCCGACTGGCGAAGCCAGTTCAGCTTGAATGAATTGTTAGGCATCAGGCTCCGATGCCCGTACGGCCACCACATCAAACCGCCACCGGTGATCCGGCGCCGGAGCTAGTGAATCACCCGCAAAGTACAAATACTCGTTGAAGTCCCGGGCTTGGCCAGGAGGAACCTTTATGTAGAGCGTTTCCCGCGTTTCCGCGACGACCACGCAGGGTGACGCGGCGGGCGGTTGTGGACACTCACTTACAGCGATCTCGAAATCGACTTGCGAAAGGGTGTGCTGCGGGGACGTATTTGTCACCCGACCTCTGAAACGGTAGCTACCGTACTCAGAAAGAATCTTCGTGTTGGTCACTCTAACTTGAGCGGCAGTGATCCGTGAATTGGCGAGACGCTCCTGATGTTGGTCATACAGGTAGTAGCCTCCGCCACCCACTGCGGCTAGCAATAGCAGCACACCGGAAAACTTGCGGAAGCTCGCCGACACAATTAGCAGGATGAGGACAACGATTGCAAAAAGCCACGCCATGAACTTTCCCCCTGATGCCTAACGCCTGAATTAAGCCGACCCGCGAAGCAGGTTCGGCTTGAATGAATTGTTAGGCCTAGCCTATCGGAAGGTCTCAGCCTTGAGTTGTTGCGATGACGGGTCCGACCTTTTGCGAGCAAGCTCATTCTTGAGTGGGACTAGCACAGAATCGGGAAAGACTGCGCCTGGCATGTTTGAATCATCAATCCAGGCGCTGGCGAAGGCGGCCTTGTCTTCTCGGAAGTACGGTGCAATAGCGCCGATCTTCTTGTTCGCGATCTCGGCAGAGAGTACCGCAATTGCCGCGTTGCGTTGGAGCTGATGCACCTCAGTCTCAAGACGAAGCACACGGTAACTGAGGAAAAGGCAGGCGACCGCAAGGACGGTAAGAAGGACTTTGGATGCCATAACCTCTCCAGCTAGGCCTAACGCTT
The nucleotide sequence above comes from Xanthomonas campestris pv. campestris str. ATCC 33913. Encoded proteins:
- a CDS encoding DUF2846 domain-containing protein encodes the protein MLRGKFVAVLAAILLASGCASVPMAPASQDAELKTFAPPPAGKAGVYMYRNSFMGQALKKDIYMDGKRLGESANKTYFYNQVDPGEHTVSTESEFSDNDFKFTVQSGMNYFIRQYIKMGVFVGGANVELVSEEEGRKGVLASGLAK